Proteins found in one Macaca nemestrina isolate mMacNem1 chromosome 4, mMacNem.hap1, whole genome shotgun sequence genomic segment:
- the LOC105483467 gene encoding uncharacterized protein isoform X1 codes for MQMLQSSRSGRGWMLDCELMLMMSAVKIPAAATPCSQKRSESASDALPRLSLCVCMPVCARVLARASVSSRGEGVACECVEGKSQSVSEKQRSTTSEEPDSTSVARTFILWLVRLFYPAFYATKPWIIPKVQILFSNHKQG; via the exons ATGCAAATGCTGCAGTCCAGCAGGTCTGGGAGAGGGTGGATGCTAGACTGTGAGTTAATGTTAATGATGAGCGCAGTGAAAATACCAGCCGCTGCCACCCCCTGCTCACAGAAGCGCTCTGAGTCAGCATCAGATGCTTTGCCTCGCCTCTCGCTGTGTGTCTGTATGcctgtgtgcgcgcgcgtgctcGCTCGGGCATCCGTGTCTAGCCGAGGGGAGGGGGTGGCGTGTGAGTGCGTGGAGGGTAAAAGCCAGTCAGTCAGTGAGAAGCAAAG ATCAACCACCTCAGAAGAGCCAGATTCCACTTCTGTGGCCAGGACTTTTATATTATGGCTGGTCCGATTGTTTTACCCTGCGTTCTATGCTACTAAACCTTGGATCATTCCTAAAGTACAAATTCTGTTCTCGAACCACAAACAAGGCTAA